The following coding sequences lie in one Carassius carassius chromosome 1, fCarCar2.1, whole genome shotgun sequence genomic window:
- the s1pr2 gene encoding sphingosine 1-phosphate receptor 2 produces MSKYSQYFNKSLIKAHYIFAKNMSQKDLDDRKDTQRLSSLNILFVIICSIIILENLLVLISVFRNKKFHSAMFFFIGNLAFSDLLAGSAYIANIFLSGPRTFHLVPVQWFIREGTAFIALAASVFSLLAIAIERYIAITKVKVYGSNKTCRMFLLIGMCWVMSILLGGLPIIGWNCIDNLDDCSAVLPLNSRYYILFVVTIFTVILLSIVILYVRIYLIVRTSHQEATNSPAYALLKTVTIVLGVFIVCWLPAFTILLLDTSCKVEQCPILNNAAVFFSFATLNSALNPLIYTLRSKDMRKEFLRVLCCWGLLNCGRPPHRCMVPLKSSSSMEHCTNKHENQSIPIMQDCTTCV; encoded by the coding sequence ATGAGCAAATACTCCCAGTACTTCAACAAGAGCCTCATAAAGGCCCACTATATCTTTGCCAAGAACATGAGCCAGAAGGATTTAGATGATCGCAAAGATACACAACGCCTGAGCAGCCTGAACATCTTATTTGTTATAATCTGCAGTATCATCATCTTGGAAAACCTCCTGGTGCTCATTTCCGTGTTTCGCAATAAGAAGTTCCACTCGGCCATGTTCTTCTTCATCGGAAACCTGGCCTTCTCTGACCTACTGGCTGGCTCTGCTTATATTGCCAACATCTTCCTGTCAGGCCCTAGGACATTTCATTTGGTGCCTGTCCAGTGGTTCATACGAGAAGGGACTGCTTTCATCGCACTGGCTGCCTCCGTTTTCAGCCTGCTGGCCATCGCCATAGAGCGCTACATCGCCATCACCAAGGTCAAAGTTTATGGCTCAAACAAAACTTGCCGCATGTTCCTTCTGATTGGAATGTGCTGGGTGATGTCCATCCTTCTGGGAGGTCTTCCTATTATAGGCTGGAACTGTATTGATAACCTGGATGATTGCTCCGCTGTCCTTCCTCTTAACTCCCGATATTACATCCTGTTTGTCGTCACCATCTTTACCGTCATCTTGCTGTCCATTGTGATCCTTTATGTTCGCATCTACCTAATTGTGCGTACCAGCCACCAAGAGGCCACCAATTCTCCAGCTTACGCTCTCCTGAAGACTGTTACGATTGTGCTGGGCGTCTTCATCGTCTGTTGGCTGCCCGCCTTCACCATCCTACTCTTGGACACTTCCTGTAAGGTAGAACAGTGTCCTATCCTCAACAATGCTGCCGTCTTCTTTAGCTTCGCCACACTGAATTCGGCACTGAACCCGCTGATCTACACGTTGAGGAGCAAGGACATGAGGAAGGAGTTCCTCAGGGTGCTTTGTTGCTGGGGGCTGCTCAATTGTGGCCGGCCTCCTCACCGCTGCATGGTGCCACTCAAGAGCTCAAGTTCAATGGAGCACTGCACCAACAAACACGAAAATCAGTCAATTCCCATCATGCAGGACTGCACTACCTGTGTTTGA